One Deinococcus planocerae genomic window carries:
- the metH gene encoding methionine synthase, translating to MAADTRDIRAHARERILVLDGAWGTMLQRAGLTEGDFRWDEADPLRMYRGNFDLLQLTRPDVIRDVHRAYFEAGADIASTNTFNSTAISQADYGTEHLVRAMNEAGARLAREVADEFEARDGRPRWVAGSVGPTNRTATLSPDVERPEFRNITFDNLVAAYTEQVEGLLAGGADLILIETVFDTLNAKAALFACEEVFARAGKALPVMLSGTITDASGRTLSGQTPEAFAVSTEHANLFSLGLNCALGADLLRPHLRAIAANTEALVSVHPNAGLPNAFGEYDETPEHTASVLRAFAEEGLVNIVGGCCGTTPEHIRAIKDAVAGLPPRTAPKLPPYLRLSGLEAFTVTPETNFVNVGERTNVTGSPKFSKAILAGDYDAGLKIARQQVQNGAQLVDVNFDEGMLDGEAAMVKFVNLLAGEPDISRVPLMLDSSRWEVLEAGLKRVQGKAVVNSISLKDGEAKFLERARLLRRYGAAAVVMAFDEEGQADNLERRIAITSRAYRLLTEEAGFPPQDIIFDPNVLTVATGLEEHDRYALDFIEATRWIKANLPGALVSGGISNVSFSFRGNNHVREVMHAVFLYHAIGAGLDMGIVNAGMLAVYDDIEPELRGAVEDVILARRPDATERLIQLAESFKDVKREANAQSAWRELPVAERLKHALVQGITDHVTDDAEEAYQLLGSPLAVIEGPLMDGMNVVGDLFGAGKMFLPQVVKSARVMKRAVAHLTPYLEAEQSGSSGKGKVLLATVKGDVHDIGKNIVGVVLACNGYQVTDLGVMVPTEKILDEAKRLDADVIGLSGLITPSLDEMVNVAREMTRRGVKTPLLIGGATTSRAHTAVKIDPAYDGTVVHVLDASRAVGVVGDLLSDSGAVQERTRAEYEALRERHGERQVRLIPLNEARERAPRLSPAAVPTPRVLDRTVIEQPIAELLDYIDWTPFFIAWEMKGIYPNILTDPLRGAEARKLFDDAQALLKRIIEEDLMTARGVIGLWPAHREGDDIVVETGAVEAARADTLDRETHELAAGRAPLPPVTLLHTLRQQRDQTTPNAALADFVALRGDHIGAFAVAIHGAEELARDYERQHDDYMSILTKAVADRLAEAFAEKLHRDVRTRYWGYSPEETLTNDDLIRERYDGIRPAPGYPAQPDHTEKRTIFGLLNAEQIGLKLTESCAMTPAAAVSGLYFAHPEARYFAVGRIGRDQVEEYAERKGWTVEEAERWLGPILAYDPARVPAPPPQPTAHTPQPVRGAP from the coding sequence ATGGCGGCAGACACACGCGACATTCGCGCACACGCGCGGGAACGGATTCTGGTGCTCGACGGGGCCTGGGGCACCATGCTCCAGCGGGCGGGGCTCACGGAGGGCGACTTCCGCTGGGATGAGGCCGACCCCCTGCGGATGTACCGGGGCAACTTCGACCTGCTGCAACTCACCCGGCCCGACGTGATCCGGGACGTTCACCGCGCGTACTTCGAGGCGGGCGCGGACATCGCCTCCACGAACACCTTCAACTCGACGGCGATCAGCCAAGCGGACTACGGCACCGAACACCTCGTCCGCGCGATGAACGAGGCGGGCGCGAGGCTGGCCCGCGAGGTCGCCGACGAGTTCGAGGCCCGCGACGGTCGCCCCCGCTGGGTCGCCGGGTCGGTCGGCCCCACGAACCGCACGGCCACCCTCTCCCCCGACGTGGAGCGGCCTGAATTCCGCAACATCACTTTCGACAATCTGGTCGCCGCGTACACGGAGCAGGTCGAGGGACTGCTGGCGGGGGGCGCCGACCTCATCCTGATCGAGACCGTCTTCGACACCCTGAACGCGAAGGCGGCCCTTTTCGCGTGTGAGGAAGTGTTCGCTCGCGCAGGGAAGGCCCTCCCAGTCATGCTGTCGGGGACGATCACGGACGCTTCCGGGCGCACGCTGAGCGGGCAGACGCCGGAAGCGTTCGCGGTGAGCACCGAGCACGCCAACCTCTTCAGCCTGGGACTGAACTGCGCTTTAGGAGCGGATTTGCTGCGGCCTCACCTGCGGGCGATTGCGGCCAATACCGAGGCGCTCGTCTCCGTCCACCCCAACGCGGGCCTGCCCAACGCCTTCGGGGAGTACGACGAGACGCCCGAGCACACGGCCTCGGTGCTGCGTGCCTTCGCCGAGGAGGGGCTGGTCAACATCGTGGGCGGCTGCTGCGGGACGACGCCGGAGCACATCCGCGCGATCAAGGATGCCGTGGCCGGTCTACCTCCCCGAACCGCCCCCAAGCTCCCGCCCTACCTCCGGCTGAGCGGTTTGGAGGCCTTCACCGTCACGCCGGAGACGAACTTCGTGAACGTGGGCGAGCGGACGAACGTGACGGGCAGCCCGAAGTTCAGCAAGGCGATCCTCGCGGGCGACTACGACGCGGGCCTCAAGATCGCGCGGCAACAGGTCCAGAACGGCGCGCAGCTCGTGGATGTGAACTTCGACGAGGGGATGCTGGACGGCGAGGCCGCGATGGTGAAATTCGTCAACCTCCTCGCGGGCGAGCCGGACATTTCCCGCGTGCCGCTGATGCTCGACTCCTCGCGCTGGGAGGTGCTGGAGGCGGGCCTCAAGCGCGTGCAGGGCAAGGCGGTCGTGAACTCGATCTCCCTCAAGGACGGGGAGGCGAAGTTTCTGGAACGCGCCCGGCTGCTGCGCCGGTATGGAGCCGCCGCCGTCGTCATGGCCTTTGACGAGGAGGGGCAGGCGGACAACCTGGAGCGGCGCATCGCCATCACCTCCCGCGCGTACCGGCTGCTGACCGAAGAGGCCGGGTTCCCCCCGCAAGACATCATCTTCGACCCCAACGTGCTGACGGTGGCGACGGGGCTGGAGGAACACGACCGTTACGCCCTGGACTTCATCGAGGCGACGCGCTGGATCAAGGCGAACCTGCCGGGGGCGCTCGTGTCGGGCGGCATCTCCAACGTGTCCTTTTCCTTCCGGGGCAACAACCACGTCCGCGAGGTGATGCACGCCGTCTTCCTGTACCACGCGATTGGCGCGGGCCTCGACATGGGCATCGTGAACGCGGGGATGCTCGCCGTGTACGACGACATCGAGCCGGAGTTGCGGGGGGCGGTGGAGGACGTGATTCTGGCGCGGAGGCCGGACGCGACCGAACGCCTGATTCAGCTCGCCGAGAGCTTCAAGGACGTGAAGCGCGAGGCGAACGCCCAGAGCGCCTGGCGTGAACTACCCGTCGCCGAGCGGCTGAAACACGCCCTCGTGCAGGGCATCACCGACCACGTGACGGACGACGCGGAGGAGGCGTACCAGCTCCTCGGCTCTCCCCTCGCCGTGATCGAGGGGCCGCTGATGGACGGCATGAACGTGGTCGGTGACCTCTTCGGGGCCGGGAAGATGTTTCTGCCGCAGGTCGTCAAGTCCGCCCGCGTGATGAAGCGCGCCGTCGCCCACCTCACCCCCTACCTGGAGGCCGAGCAGAGTGGCAGCAGCGGGAAGGGCAAGGTCCTCCTTGCCACGGTGAAGGGCGACGTACACGACATCGGCAAAAACATCGTGGGCGTGGTGCTCGCCTGCAACGGGTATCAGGTGACCGACCTCGGCGTGATGGTGCCGACCGAGAAGATTTTGGATGAGGCGAAGCGGCTCGACGCGGACGTGATCGGGCTGAGCGGCCTAATCACCCCCAGCCTCGACGAGATGGTGAACGTGGCGCGCGAGATGACGCGGCGCGGCGTGAAAACACCACTCCTGATCGGCGGCGCCACGACCAGCCGCGCGCACACGGCGGTCAAGATCGACCCCGCGTACGACGGCACAGTCGTCCACGTCCTCGACGCCAGCCGCGCGGTCGGCGTGGTGGGCGACCTGCTGAGTGATTCGGGCGCCGTGCAGGAGCGCACCCGCGCCGAGTACGAGGCCTTGCGTGAACGGCACGGCGAGCGGCAGGTGCGGCTGATCCCGCTGAACGAGGCCCGCGAGCGTGCCCCCCGCCTCTCCCCCGCCGCCGTCCCCACGCCGCGTGTCCTGGACCGGACGGTGATCGAGCAACCCATCGCCGAACTCCTCGACTACATCGACTGGACGCCCTTTTTCATCGCCTGGGAGATGAAGGGCATCTACCCCAACATCCTGACCGACCCCCTGCGCGGTGCGGAGGCCCGGAAGCTGTTCGACGACGCGCAGGCGCTTCTCAAGCGGATCATCGAAGAAGATCTGATGACCGCGCGCGGCGTGATCGGCCTGTGGCCCGCCCACCGCGAGGGGGACGACATCGTGGTGGAGACGGGGGCGGTGGAGGCCGCGCGGGCGGACACCCTCGACCGTGAAACGCACGAGTTGGCGGCGGGCCGAGCACCGCTTCCCCCCGTCACCCTCCTGCACACCCTGCGCCAGCAGCGCGACCAGACGACGCCGAATGCGGCGCTGGCCGACTTCGTGGCGTTACGGGGCGATCACATCGGCGCCTTCGCGGTCGCCATCCACGGGGCCGAAGAACTCGCCCGCGACTACGAGAGGCAGCACGACGACTACATGAGCATCCTGACCAAGGCGGTCGCGGACCGGCTGGCCGAGGCGTTCGCCGAGAAGCTCCACCGCGACGTGCGGACCCGGTACTGGGGCTACTCGCCCGAGGAGACCCTGACCAACGACGACCTGATCCGCGAGCGTTACGACGGCATCCGCCCCGCACCCGGCTACCCCGCCCAGCCCGACCACACCGAGAAGCGGACCATCTTCGGCCTGCTGAACGCCGAGCAGATCGGCCTGAAGCTCACCGAATCCTGCGCGATGACCCCCGCAGCCGCCGTCTCCGGCCTGTACTTCGCCCACCCGGAGGCCCGCTACTTCGCCGTGGGTCGTATCGGACGCGATCAGGTGGAGGAGTACGCCGAGCGTAAAGGCTGGACAGTGGAGGAAGCAGAGCGGTGGCTGGGGCCGATCCTGGCGTACGACCCGGCGAGGGTCCCGGCACCGCCCCCACAACCCACGGCCCACACCCCCCAACCTGTGAGGGGCGCCCCGTGA